The proteins below come from a single Chryseobacterium capnotolerans genomic window:
- a CDS encoding TAT-variant-translocated molybdopterin oxidoreductase, giving the protein MASNKIQFRSIHELKDPALNNKLAQKEFQEEIPVEDFLGDAETNGSSTSRRDFLKLLGFSTAAVTLAACEAPVIKTIPYVVKPHDIIPGIPNYYASTYFDGFDFASVLVKTREGRPIKIEPNPAGGDLGKTNARAQASVLSLYDNDKVKQPKLDGKDETFDKVDSFVIKGLEEAKASGKKIVVLSHSFASPTFKKLFAEFKAKYPTAELVTFDAYPYAAGLDAAQEVFGQRALPVYDLNGSELVVSFQADFLGDYNASSLETSYAAARKPGANMLRHIQVESNMSLTGANADSRYRLKPSAVNKTLVEVYNAIVGGGTSDKTATEIANELKAKGSKAVVFADGSKGAQVLAHLINQKLGSVAFTGKANFLKEFDGARYQEFLGWVNGGQVGVLVTNNVDPIYAHPKGEDFKKSLSKVPYVIAVADKKNEMYKAAKAVIPVANWLESWGDIEPQTGVYSLMQPTIQKIYKSRQIEESLLVWKNGKNNAANNYYDYLKANSASLLGSTSFNKALYNGINPSTNSTTLSYAGGNAAQAVAELGNFKASELELVLYTKTSMGDGTQANNPWLQELPDPITRMSWDNYLTISPKDAEKFAIDNDLNARMQLDGSIVNLTVNGVTIKDVPVFVQPGQAEGSVGLALGYGKKNSGATADTGVNAYPLFDGSNLVLSGVKIEKTGEDHEFAGIQLQNTLMGRYEIAKEVPLAEFINVPFDDEHKGWNKPLEYHTISGALPARKIDLWDAFDDTDGPHFNLSIDLNSCTGCGACIIACQAENNVPVVGKEEVRMSRDMYWLRIDRYYSSRQKVEVYEGLKEGMAVPELYGTAFGDGGALNHPADNPDVIFQPVMCQHCNHAPCETVCPVAATSHGKQGQNHMAYNRCIGTRYCANNCPYKVRRFNWFTYNLNDKFDYNMNNDLGRMVLNPDVVVRTRGVMEKCSMCIQMTQNTILEAKKEGRRVQDGEFQTACSKACSTGAMTFGDMNDKDSSIRKVYASNRRYYLLEEIGTKPNVFYHTKVRNRVEK; this is encoded by the coding sequence ATGGCTTCAAACAAAATACAATTCAGAAGTATTCATGAACTTAAAGATCCAGCTTTGAATAATAAGCTGGCTCAGAAAGAGTTTCAGGAAGAAATTCCGGTAGAAGATTTCCTTGGAGATGCTGAGACAAACGGATCAAGTACTTCAAGAAGAGATTTCCTTAAATTACTAGGATTCTCTACAGCAGCAGTTACTTTAGCTGCCTGCGAAGCTCCGGTAATCAAAACGATTCCTTATGTGGTAAAGCCGCATGATATTATTCCGGGAATCCCTAACTATTACGCTTCAACATATTTTGATGGGTTCGACTTTGCTAGTGTTTTAGTAAAAACTAGAGAAGGTAGACCAATCAAGATTGAACCAAACCCGGCTGGTGGTGATTTAGGTAAAACTAACGCAAGAGCTCAGGCAAGTGTACTTTCTCTTTATGATAATGATAAAGTAAAACAGCCTAAACTAGACGGTAAAGATGAAACTTTCGATAAAGTAGACAGTTTCGTGATCAAAGGTTTGGAAGAAGCTAAAGCGTCAGGCAAAAAGATTGTGGTTTTATCACACTCTTTTGCTTCCCCAACTTTCAAAAAGTTATTCGCTGAATTCAAAGCTAAATATCCTACAGCTGAATTAGTAACTTTCGATGCATATCCGTATGCTGCAGGACTAGATGCTGCTCAGGAAGTTTTCGGACAAAGAGCATTACCTGTTTATGACCTTAACGGTTCTGAATTGGTAGTTTCTTTCCAGGCTGATTTCTTAGGAGATTATAACGCGTCAAGCTTAGAGACTTCTTATGCTGCGGCTAGAAAACCAGGAGCAAACATGTTGAGACACATCCAAGTGGAATCTAACATGTCTTTAACTGGTGCTAACGCTGACTCAAGATATAGATTAAAGCCAAGTGCTGTAAACAAAACTTTAGTTGAAGTTTACAATGCAATCGTAGGTGGTGGTACTTCTGATAAGACGGCTACTGAAATTGCAAACGAACTGAAAGCAAAAGGAAGCAAAGCTGTTGTTTTCGCTGATGGTTCTAAGGGAGCACAGGTTTTAGCACACTTAATCAACCAAAAATTAGGTTCAGTAGCTTTCACAGGTAAAGCAAACTTCCTAAAAGAATTTGACGGTGCAAGATACCAGGAATTCCTAGGTTGGGTAAACGGTGGACAAGTTGGCGTATTAGTTACCAACAACGTAGATCCTATCTATGCTCATCCAAAAGGAGAAGACTTCAAAAAGTCTTTATCTAAAGTTCCTTACGTAATTGCTGTTGCTGATAAGAAAAATGAAATGTACAAAGCAGCTAAGGCTGTTATTCCAGTGGCAAACTGGTTAGAGTCTTGGGGAGATATCGAACCACAGACTGGTGTATATTCATTAATGCAGCCTACGATCCAGAAGATCTACAAATCAAGACAGATTGAAGAATCTCTATTGGTTTGGAAGAATGGTAAGAACAATGCTGCTAATAACTACTACGACTATTTAAAGGCAAACTCTGCTTCTCTTTTAGGTAGTACTTCTTTCAACAAAGCATTATATAACGGTATTAACCCTTCTACTAACTCAACAACATTATCTTATGCAGGTGGAAATGCTGCTCAGGCTGTTGCTGAATTAGGAAACTTCAAAGCTTCCGAATTAGAATTAGTATTATACACTAAGACTTCAATGGGAGACGGAACTCAGGCAAACAACCCTTGGTTACAAGAGTTACCTGACCCGATCACTAGAATGTCTTGGGATAACTACTTGACAATTTCTCCAAAAGATGCAGAAAAGTTTGCTATCGATAACGATCTTAACGCAAGAATGCAGTTAGATGGTTCTATCGTAAACCTTACTGTAAACGGAGTTACAATAAAAGACGTTCCTGTATTCGTACAGCCAGGTCAGGCAGAAGGATCAGTAGGTCTTGCGCTTGGATATGGTAAGAAAAACTCAGGAGCAACTGCTGATACAGGGGTAAATGCTTATCCTTTATTCGATGGTTCTAACCTTGTTCTTTCTGGTGTTAAAATCGAGAAAACAGGAGAAGATCACGAATTCGCAGGTATCCAGCTTCAAAATACATTAATGGGTCGTTACGAAATCGCTAAGGAAGTTCCTTTAGCTGAATTCATCAACGTACCATTTGATGATGAGCACAAAGGATGGAATAAGCCTTTGGAATACCACACTATCAGTGGAGCTCTTCCAGCGAGAAAAATCGACCTTTGGGATGCATTTGATGATACTGACGGTCCTCACTTCAACTTATCTATTGACTTGAACTCTTGTACAGGTTGTGGAGCATGTATCATAGCTTGTCAGGCTGAGAACAACGTTCCTGTAGTAGGTAAAGAAGAGGTAAGAATGTCTAGAGATATGTACTGGTTAAGAATTGACCGTTATTATTCTTCAAGACAGAAGGTAGAAGTATATGAAGGATTAAAAGAAGGAATGGCTGTACCTGAATTGTATGGTACTGCATTCGGAGACGGAGGGGCATTGAACCATCCGGCTGATAATCCAGATGTAATCTTCCAACCAGTAATGTGTCAGCACTGTAACCACGCTCCATGTGAAACTGTATGTCCGGTAGCGGCTACTTCACACGGTAAGCAAGGTCAAAACCATATGGCTTACAACAGATGTATCGGTACAAGATATTGTGCAAACAACTGTCCGTACAAAGTAAGACGTTTCAACTGGTTTACTTATAACCTAAATGACAAGTTCGATTACAATATGAACAACGATTTAGGAAGAATGGTACTTAACCCTGATGTAGTTGTTAGAACTAGAGGGGTAATGGAGAAATGTTCAATGTGTATCCAAATGACTCAGAATACAATTCTTGAGGCTAAGAAAGAAGGAAGAAGAGTGCAGGATGGAGAATTCCAGACAGCTTGTTCTAAAGCTTGTTCTACTGGTGCAATGACATTTGGAGACATGAATGATAAAGATTCTTCAATTAGAAAGGTATATGCCTCTAACAGAAGATATTATTTACTTGAGGAGATCGGAACAAAACCAAACGTGTTCTATCACACTAAAGTAAGAAACAGAGTAGAAAAATAA
- a CDS encoding c-type cytochrome → MKKNVLRITAVLGLTTVLLNSCGPKENTPLVYFPDMYFPVAYDPLMKAQDAYSDHENEIPAFVKNNGATGLSPVEGSVAQNKDGVFEESLLPKNVDEYNAGYDASKKLTASPLNPANAAKDLERGKVLFDHTCAACHGTGGDGQGPIVQTGAFSGVPNYADRELTVGSVHYVLTNGRNAMGSYAGQLNAGDRWRVAMYVMSAFKKGAAAPAAATAAAPATETTTETKK, encoded by the coding sequence ATGAAAAAGAATGTATTAAGAATTACAGCAGTTTTAGGTTTAACAACAGTTTTACTTAACTCTTGCGGACCAAAGGAGAACACTCCATTGGTTTATTTCCCGGACATGTATTTTCCGGTAGCTTATGATCCATTGATGAAAGCTCAGGATGCGTATTCAGATCATGAAAATGAAATTCCTGCTTTCGTAAAGAATAATGGTGCAACAGGTCTTTCTCCAGTAGAAGGATCAGTTGCTCAGAATAAAGATGGAGTTTTTGAAGAAAGCTTATTACCAAAAAATGTTGACGAGTACAACGCTGGTTATGATGCTTCTAAAAAACTTACTGCTTCTCCTCTAAATCCAGCTAATGCTGCTAAAGATCTTGAAAGAGGAAAAGTATTGTTCGACCACACTTGTGCTGCATGCCACGGAACAGGAGGTGATGGACAAGGACCAATTGTACAAACAGGAGCATTCTCTGGAGTACCAAACTATGCTGATAGAGAGCTTACAGTAGGATCTGTTCATTATGTATTAACAAACGGTAGAAATGCCATGGGATCTTATGCGGGACAATTGAACGCAGGAGATAGATGGAGAGTAGCAATGTATGTGATGAGTGCTTTCAAAAAAGGAGCAGCAGCACCGGCAGCAGCTACAGCGGCGGCACCAGCAACTGAAACGACTACCGAAACTAAAAAATAA
- a CDS encoding DUF3341 domain-containing protein has product MSTTKIVYGLYADDDDLMNGVKAFNDKGIAINEVYTPFPVHGLDKALGLKKTRISDAAFIYACYGVTIGATLTWYVMNHDWPQNIGGKPAFDWGHNMPAFVVPMFELMVFCAAHMMSLTFLVRNKMYPGAPAQNPDPRTTDDKFMMEFVTEDVESVKQLLIETGVEEITVKDA; this is encoded by the coding sequence ATGAGCACCACTAAAATTGTATACGGACTTTATGCTGACGACGACGATTTAATGAACGGCGTTAAAGCATTCAACGATAAAGGAATCGCTATAAACGAAGTGTATACTCCGTTTCCGGTTCACGGACTAGATAAGGCTTTAGGATTAAAGAAAACTAGAATTTCTGATGCAGCTTTCATCTATGCTTGTTATGGTGTTACTATTGGTGCTACTTTAACTTGGTATGTGATGAACCATGACTGGCCTCAGAACATCGGTGGTAAACCAGCATTTGACTGGGGACACAATATGCCGGCATTCGTAGTTCCAATGTTCGAATTAATGGTATTCTGTGCAGCTCACATGATGTCTTTAACTTTCTTAGTTAGAAACAAAATGTATCCAGGAGCCCCTGCTCAGAACCCGGATCCAAGAACTACTGATGATAAATTCATGATGGAATTCGTAACTGAAGATGTAGAATCTGTAAAACAGTTGCTAATTGAAACTGGAGTTGAAGAAATAACTGTTAAAGACGCTTAA
- a CDS encoding c-type cytochrome, producing MISWRKHYKKTLIAIGLLLSTSASFYGQDGDPKNGEKLFKANCTACHALDKQVIGPPLKGVVERVKTEGGVDRDWLHKWIKDNKALRASGDKYANEIFEKYNKTEMLQFPNLTEKDIDDILAFTTNPPAPEEKKAEATPAAGAATAAPADKSTTNIVVISLLAIAGLLVWILVKLRQLVKLGQSEELTGLNETRVRSFKEMYEKFHYVGKGLIAILAILAAYGVWNWLMWIGVYKGYKPEQPIYFSHKIHAGEQKIDCQLCHSSAKYGKVSEIPSMNVCMNCHRTISEYNADHYMEPGKDKAFYDGEIQKIYAATGWDPAKQQYTGKTQPVEWTRIHNMPDFVYFNHSQHVIAGEQAIINSFNKKNPNNKIDVVCKACHGKIDTMNVVQMANDFTMGWCIECHRTTEVDMNNGYNKEYFKNLHDKLKKQYPQDGGKITVDAIGGLECGKCHY from the coding sequence ATGATTAGTTGGAGAAAGCATTATAAAAAAACGTTGATCGCAATAGGCTTATTGCTATCAACCAGTGCTTCATTTTACGGGCAAGACGGCGATCCTAAAAACGGAGAGAAACTTTTCAAAGCGAATTGTACTGCATGTCACGCGCTGGACAAACAGGTAATTGGCCCACCATTAAAGGGGGTTGTAGAACGTGTAAAGACAGAAGGTGGTGTAGACAGAGATTGGCTTCATAAGTGGATCAAAGACAACAAAGCTCTAAGAGCTTCAGGGGATAAATACGCCAATGAAATTTTTGAAAAGTATAATAAAACTGAAATGTTACAGTTTCCTAATCTTACGGAGAAGGATATTGATGACATTTTAGCTTTCACTACTAATCCTCCGGCTCCGGAAGAGAAAAAAGCGGAAGCAACTCCTGCAGCTGGTGCAGCTACGGCAGCTCCTGCAGACAAAAGCACAACAAACATCGTTGTTATTTCACTTTTAGCCATTGCAGGTCTATTAGTTTGGATCTTGGTTAAACTAAGACAATTAGTAAAACTAGGTCAATCTGAAGAATTAACAGGGCTTAACGAAACAAGAGTTCGTTCATTCAAGGAAATGTATGAGAAGTTCCATTATGTAGGAAAAGGATTAATAGCTATTCTTGCTATTCTTGCTGCTTACGGAGTTTGGAACTGGTTAATGTGGATCGGGGTTTACAAAGGTTACAAACCTGAGCAGCCTATCTACTTCTCTCACAAAATCCACGCTGGAGAGCAAAAAATTGACTGTCAATTATGTCACTCTAGTGCTAAATACGGAAAAGTATCTGAGATTCCTTCTATGAACGTTTGTATGAACTGTCACAGAACAATTTCTGAATACAACGCAGATCACTACATGGAGCCAGGAAAAGATAAGGCATTCTATGACGGCGAAATCCAGAAGATCTACGCTGCAACAGGTTGGGATCCTGCTAAACAACAATACACAGGAAAAACACAACCGGTTGAATGGACAAGAATCCACAACATGCCAGACTTCGTTTACTTCAACCACTCTCAGCACGTAATTGCTGGTGAACAAGCAATCATCAATTCTTTCAACAAGAAGAACCCTAACAACAAAATTGATGTTGTTTGTAAAGCTTGTCACGGTAAAATTGATACAATGAATGTTGTTCAGATGGCTAACGACTTCACTATGGGATGGTGTATCGAGTGCCACAGAACTACTGAGGTTGATATGAACAACGGTTATAATAAAGAGTACTTCAAAAATCTACACGACAAGTTGAAAAAACAATATCCACAAGATGGAGGTAAAATCACTGTAGATGCAATTGGAGGTCTTGAGTGTGGTAAATGTCATTATTAA
- the nrfD gene encoding NrfD/PsrC family molybdoenzyme membrane anchor subunit, which yields MSGHYEAPIREPLIIGHKTYHDITEDIARPIEERAGKLWWISLYAALVLFIYGFGCIAYTIGTGIGSWGLNRTINWGWDITNFVWWVGIGHAGTLISAVLLLFRQRWRMSVNRSAEAMTIFAVVQAAIFPVIHMGRVWVGYWVFPLPNQFGSLWGNFNSPLLWDVFAISTYFSVSTVFWFMGLIPDFAMIRDRAKTPWTKKIYTFLAFGWGGKAKHWQRFEELSLVLAGLATPLVFSVHTTVSFDFATSVIKGWHSTIYPPYFVAGAIFSGFAMVQTLLLVARKVCHLEEYITMYHIEIMNIVIVLTGGMVTVAYATEYFIGWYSGSRFEDFTYLSPGAAVGPYWWAFWSLIICNLVVPASFWFKRARTNIIWTFIVALIINIGMWFERFDIIVINLSRDYLPGSWTMFKPTIIDVGVYLGTIGFFSVLFLLYARTFPVIAQAELKSILKISGETYKAKEGDEHH from the coding sequence ATGTCAGGACATTACGAAGCTCCGATAAGGGAACCTCTAATTATTGGTCACAAAACTTATCACGATATCACAGAAGATATTGCACGACCTATCGAAGAAAGAGCAGGTAAATTATGGTGGATTTCATTATATGCAGCCTTAGTTCTATTCATCTATGGATTCGGATGTATCGCTTATACTATCGGAACAGGTATTGGGTCATGGGGGCTTAACAGAACTATTAACTGGGGTTGGGATATTACCAACTTCGTATGGTGGGTAGGTATCGGTCACGCCGGAACCCTAATCTCAGCAGTATTATTATTATTTAGACAGAGATGGAGAATGTCTGTAAACAGATCTGCAGAGGCGATGACGATCTTTGCGGTTGTACAGGCAGCAATCTTCCCTGTAATTCACATGGGTAGAGTTTGGGTTGGATACTGGGTATTCCCATTACCAAACCAATTCGGTTCTCTTTGGGGGAACTTCAACTCTCCTCTACTTTGGGACGTATTTGCGATCTCTACGTATTTCTCAGTGTCAACTGTATTCTGGTTCATGGGACTAATCCCTGACTTTGCAATGATCAGAGATAGAGCGAAAACTCCTTGGACTAAGAAGATTTATACTTTCCTTGCATTCGGTTGGGGTGGTAAAGCAAAACACTGGCAAAGATTCGAAGAACTTTCTTTGGTTCTTGCAGGTTTAGCAACTCCACTTGTATTCTCAGTACACACAACCGTATCTTTTGACTTCGCGACTTCAGTAATTAAAGGATGGCACTCTACGATCTATCCTCCTTACTTCGTTGCCGGTGCGATCTTCTCAGGATTTGCAATGGTACAGACACTATTGTTGGTAGCTAGAAAAGTTTGTCACTTAGAAGAATATATTACAATGTATCATATCGAAATTATGAACATCGTAATCGTTCTTACAGGTGGTATGGTAACAGTAGCTTATGCAACTGAATATTTCATCGGATGGTACTCAGGATCTAGATTTGAAGATTTCACATATCTTTCTCCAGGTGCTGCTGTAGGACCTTACTGGTGGGCATTCTGGTCATTGATCATCTGTAACCTTGTAGTTCCTGCTTCATTCTGGTTCAAAAGAGCAAGAACGAACATTATCTGGACATTCATTGTTGCTTTGATCATCAACATCGGTATGTGGTTTGAGCGTTTTGATATCATCGTTATCAACCTTTCTAGAGACTACTTACCAGGATCGTGGACAATGTTTAAACCAACGATCATTGATGTGGGTGTATACTTAGGAACTATCGGATTCTTCTCTGTATTATTCTTATTATATGCAAGAACATTCCCTGTAATTGCACAGGCTGAATTAAAATCGATTTTGAAAATCTCAGGTGAAACTTATAAAGCAAAAGAAGGAGATGAGCACCACTAA